In the Juglans microcarpa x Juglans regia isolate MS1-56 chromosome 6D, Jm3101_v1.0, whole genome shotgun sequence genome, one interval contains:
- the LOC121235413 gene encoding uncharacterized protein LOC121235413 — MVLKFLRQWPSLDAIRMFIKNKWGLSGLAIVSSMRKPRNVFVRLTSEEDFNKAFSREVCDVDGVAYRPFHWSPDFSEEEEPSVVPVWIFLPGLAPNFYHPSILKCLTAPIGKFIRCDNSTRCATRTDGARVCVELDAAKSPISSFWIGAPSCSASRRLEVIYETLPAFCTECKLQGHNLKTCKRGKTGKEKEKKNVRLEYREKPKQLESSVPNGANTESQEAVALCKEGKNSSDLVLVSDVHPILREEEEGVIF, encoded by the coding sequence ATGGTCCTGAAGTTTCTTAGACAGTGGCCATCACTGGATGCGATCAGAATGTTTATTAAGAACAAATGGGGTTTGTCTGGCTTGGCTATTGTTTCGTCTATGAGAAAGCCGCGGAATGTGTTTGTCCGATTGACGTCGGAGGAGGATTTCAATAAGGCTTTCTCGAGGGAAGTTTGTGACGTTGACGGCGTGGCTTATCGTCCTTTCCATTGGTCCCCAGATttttctgaagaagaagagcCTTCAGTGGTTCCTGTTTGGATTTTCCTTCCAGGTTTGGCTCCAAATTTTTATCACCCATCAATCCTGAAATGTCTCACGGCACCAATAGGGAAGTTTATACGGTGTGATAACTCTACGCGGTGTGCAACCAGAACTGACGGGGCGAGAGTGTGTGTAGAGCTAGATGCTGCGAAATCGCCGATCTCTTCATTCTGGATTGGGGCTCCTTCATGCTCTGCGAGTCGTAGACTGGAGGTGATTTATGAAACTTTACCGGCTTTTTGCACTGAGTGTAAATTACAGGGGCATAATTTAAAGACGTGTAAAAGAGGGAAGACAGGgaaggaaaaggagaagaaaaatgttCGTCTGGAATATAGAGAAAAGCCGAAACAATTGGAATCCTCGGTTCCAAATGGTGCAAATACAGAGTCACAGGAAGCGGTGGCTTTATGTAAGGAAGGAAAGAATTCGAGTGATTTGGTGCTGGTTAGTGATGTTCACCCTATTCTGCgggaagaggaggaaggagTTATTTTCTAG